One Piliocolobus tephrosceles isolate RC106 unplaced genomic scaffold, ASM277652v3 unscaffolded_20153, whole genome shotgun sequence genomic window, AGGTGGGACATGGAGGGAGCTGACCCAGGTGGCCTGGATAGGAGGCAAGAAGCCCTCATGTGGTCTGATGAGTCTTGAGGAAAGAATGGCGTGGGTGCCCCATGCGGCAGGAGAGGGCTGGGTCAGCACAGCCTGGAAGTGCTGGTTCTTCCCACAGGGCTCCCAGCAACAGAAAGCTCAGCCTGAGTGATGTGGTGGCAGGTCTTGAGGAGGAAGagtggtgtggtggcaggagaagAGGCCTGTGGCTGTCACGTAGGCCATGAGCCAGGTGGGGCCGGGCAGAAGCAAGGAAAGCTAGGAGAGGACGGGCAGGCTGAGAAGAGGGGACAGGGAAGAATTCTCAGTGGGGTCAAAGAACAGGGTGTGTGCGGACCAGAGTGGAAGTGGGGTCTCAGGAAGTTATAATCAGAGAGACAGGATTTCCAAGTAAGATTTCAGGAGACAGTCACCTTTATGACAAGCGCTGGATGTGGCTGTTCGCGTTGAACCCTGCTGGGATGGGGGTCTGGGGAAGGGACAGGGCTAGAGGCCAACCCAGGACGGAGCATCTGGTGGAGGAAGGGCGGTGGGCAGACATGTGGAGGGGTGCTGGCTGCGGAGGCAGGAGACTGAGCTGCCTCCAGCTAAGGGAACTGAGTGCCCCTCCATGTATAACAAGAAGGCCTGACCCACAGCTGGTGCAGGGCCTGCCTTGCCAAGGCCCCAAATCCCAGCTGCAGGCTGAGCTGTGCAGGAGGCGGTGAGAGCAAGGCTCCCCATCAACCCCTCATCCAAGTGAAGAAAAACACCACCAAATGCAGAGACAACCTCATTGTGCTGCTTTTAATTACGAAAGATGTAAAATGATGCATtataaaacttggaagcaacttTATACAAATTCCAATCTTTAAATATGGTTGAACAGGGTGCCCTGGGGGTCAGGACACTGGCAGGAAGTCTGATTAGTTGCTGGGATGGTCCCATCCATGAAACACTGGACACATGCTGGGAACCATCTGTGCATAAATCAGAAGAGCCAACAAGAGTGGGAATGGGAAAGGTCTGCAAATACGCATATGGACTTGAAGATACAACATCAGCTCAGGTAATATACAGCTCAGGTAATatacagaagaaatgaaacaggagaaaCAGGACAAAGGAGAATTCATGACATGATCAAGAAACCCTTCTAACGCTCTATGTCCTAAAACCCACAaccatacagaaagaaaaaatggaaatgcagACAGGTTTTTAGTTCTATGCTGTTTAACTGCTATAAGTGAGAGTAGTACAATGATCGATTTCTTGTGACAACACTAAATATTGAAAAATAGTTTACTATGAAGTATGCAGCTGCTTCAAATGCTGAGGACCACACCTGGTTTTGTTACAAAGGCCACAGTGAGTGCAGGCTCACGTGCTGCGGGCCAGGGCGACCCTGCCCGTGGGGAGTCCTCCACACCTTCTAGGCAGAGTGGGTTGTACAACGCCCAAAACCTTTCACAAGAAAAGACTGCACTCGTAGACCTAAGGACAAACTGAATTCAGTGCTAAACCATATTGCCCCTACTATACGCCCCCAAATAAATCCCTTCCCTTGGAGGCCTGTTTTCACAAGTCACCTGGAGAACCCCTGTGGGGCAGTGGGGTTCACTGTGTAGGTCTTGGGGTCTCCTGttgccaggcagggtggctgcTGTGCAGACAAATTGAACTGGGACCCTGATATGATGATACCCACGGGTAAGGCACTATGTGAAAAGTGGACTATGCTGAGAACTGTTTTATAAAAACACAACTCTTATAATATCAGCACCATCCCCTGTTGGGAGTGAGATCAGGTTTGGGAGCCCTTTGACACAGGAGCTGGCTTTTTTTGGCACACTGGGGAGCTGGGTAGCATTGCCACTAAAGGCTCTTTAACAAAAAGTCTCCCCTCTGAGGTCTCGAGCACAAAGGGATCTGAAAGTGTAACTGGGAACAGGGCTGGCAAGGGCAGGCCAGCAGGCCCTTCCTGAGCTGGAAATCAGGCGAGGAGAACTCTGGTTTGATTTCCCAATTCCACAGCAAAGATTTGGGGCAAATGTGAAACAGATTCCAGAGGAAGGTGGAGGGGCACCCCATGAGGGTTATTTTAAAGATTAGAGGCAAGGTCAGAAGATAGAAATGGAATGAGGTCTGGAGAGGCTAACCAGCCCAGGCTCTTGTGACGATGGCTCCTTTTACATAAGGGACAGGTGTGCCAGATTCAGACCCTCATTGTACAGCCTTGCTCCTCTGGGTGGAGCCGTCCAGCGACCCTCAATACACTCCAGGGTCTCCTGGAAGGGCAATGGCTGTCCAAGCAAAAATCCTGGCATCTTTCGTCTCTCCTTCAGGGTTCTCCTCCTCTCTACCCTGTCCTCTCACAGCCTAGATCCCTCCCCTGCAGTGCTCTGCCCCCTTCAAACCTACTGGCTTCACCTAAGTTAGAGGAGGCAGGCGGTGGTTGAAATCTGGTCCATCTATTTTATGAGAGGGTATTAATGACTAATGATGGTTCCATGAATTAGGCCTTCGTTTTACTATAAACTATTTTTTCAACCTTAAAGAATGAATCTCTACTTGAAGCAATTTAGAGCCAAACATGGATCTGAGAGGGAGGATCTTCCTGGGTGGGGCCCAGACAGGGTCCCTCAGGGCCCTCACCTGCTCAGCCCTTTCGGATGTACTCAGAAGACAGCTCCCACCCACCCGCATGGAGCACAGCCCAAGGAGAACGCAGTGCCCGGCTTCACTGTGATTTGGTCACCTAGTGTTAAAAGCATATTAAAGTGCATGCTTCACCATAGGCACGAGTGCTAGAAAAGCTAAAGCTCTGAGAAGATTTGGCAGGGAAGGGGGATAGCTAGAGATGAGCCTGCCTTACAGCATGGCGGACGCAGTCATTCATCCTGCACTGCACACGCTGTTCTGCAGCACTCACTTGAGCACACGAGTGTGCTGCCACGCACGTGTTAGGTGCTATGGGTTCAACAATGAATAAGGCACTGTCCccgccctcaaggagcttatggTCTCGGGGGGTGACATTAAACTCCCAGCCCACAGAGCCACAGCTCCTCCAGCTGCTCTTAGTGGGGAGGTCTGTGCTTGTCCGGAGTTTGTCTGGAGGCCACTGAGTGTGAGATAGCTGCGGTCCCTGacttccttccccactccccaagAAGGGGCATAGTTCTCTTCAGGCTCATCAGTGCCAGGGGACTCTTTTCAGTGACTGATAAAAtggtcttcctcttcctctcgtCCATAAGGAAAAGGTGTACTTCTCTGAAGCAGCAGAAACCAActgggagaaaatgaaaattagcctTCAGTTTGCCTAACTCAAGCCTGCTTTCGGACTTGTGGCAAAAACTTCTTCATGTCGTAAATCAGGCATGGCAGAGAGCCGTGGGGTCCGCTCAGCCTGGGAATGTCCCCTGCTGGAGGGCCTTGCCCTCTGGGTCAGGTCAGAGCAGGCATCGAGGTGCCCTCTCTGGGCCACCACTCCAGGCTGAGCCTCCCACTCCGGACTCGCCTTCGGTGCAGCCGGAGATCAGTGGTTCTGAGCACTACACAATGCCACGGAGGCCTCCAGTGACATGATATTTCCTACTCTTACACGTCGATGGACTGGAAGGCCAAGAAAAAGATGCAATGGAGGTGAACTTTCCAGTTCATGGGAAGCTCCAAGCAGCCTGCCTGCTGCAACATGACTTTGGCCACAGGCTGGAGAGGCAGTACATAGCTGTGTGATCTGGAGGATGCCACAGTGTCTGAGATGGGACCTCATCTGAAAGCCTGGAGCCGTGGCATTGGTTCCTTCTATGTCAAGATAACGAAAGCCAGCAGTCAGCTGgctccattctattccattctattttgGCTGTTGCAGAAAAACATTCTTCTGTTCCACCGCCTTCTGTTCACAGTCTGTCAGCTCGAAACGTCTCTTCAACAGAGGGGTCCAGCAGGCCCATGCTGGAGTCACTTAACATGTTGAGTCCGTCCAGGCTCAGGGGTTCAATCTGTAGCTCCTCTTCCAGTGGAAATGGAGTGTCCACGTTCAGGCTGACCTCCGGCAGGCCTGCCAGCGCACTGTTGAGGTCTTTGAACAGGTTGGTGCTGGAGTCTTCTGAAAGGGGTGGCCAGAGAGGAAAACAGTACGCTTAGGAGGCATGAAGGCTCCAGGCTACTAAGCAAACCCAGCTGATGACGGTCCCCTAAACTGCTATCCCACACGTCCTTACCACCCCTAGGCCCACAGTTCTTGTCCTGGAGTCTACATTCTTGTCAGTCAGTTGCACAACTCCCAATTTTTgcaagtttttttccttttgaatagTCATCAGTCACCTAagatgaaatctttcttttttttttgaaacagtctcactctgtcgcccaggctggagtacagtggcactatctcggctcactgcaagctccacctcccgggctcacaccattctcctgcctcagcctcccgagtagctgggactacaggtgcccgccaccacacccgtctaattttttttttgtatttttagtagagacggggtttcactgtgttagacgggatggtgttgatctcctgacctcatgatccgcccgcctcggcctcccaaagtgctgggattacaggtgtgagccaccgtgctcggccagaTGAAATCTTTCAGAAAAGGCTTTGACTGCCAGGCCCACCGCCCTGCGTCACGGTCTCTGAGGCTGGACACCTGCATCTCAAAGAGTCAAGTCGACCCAGGCAACGTTCGctttttgctttatataataTTATGTTGTTTAAACTATCTTATGAAGGTACCTaaacacacaacaaaataaaagcagtaaAGAAGCTGAGGGGTGGCTCACTCACCTGTCAGGATGGTGTTTGGGAAACTCCCGCAGTTGGAATATGGGCTTGGTCTCAAATGAAAAGAATCCTGCAGTTCTCGGGAACCTTGTTGCACCAGAGGCACCTGGAAGCATCAAAGGTCACGTGAGGAAGGCCACACCTCTGCTTCCAAGGAGGAAGGGAGTATTGCAATGTGCTCCCAGAGCAAAACCTGACTTGCGAACTAATACATATTCCCTTCTTTCCAGGATCCCAGAGTGCTTTGCTCTTGTGGTGATGTATGTATGATATTCTTGTCAGGGAGGCAGATGCTGAGGTGGAGGAGGGGCCCTGAAGCTCACAGCGCGGTGACTTTTCCCCAGCCCACTACACCATCCCAAGAGACACCAGTGGTCATGGTTTCTGTGGCCCCTCAGACATGTCTCCTCAGCCTCACCAAGGCCTTTGTAAACTGCCTTCTGTGGGAACCCTTCAAAGGCTCTGTCTATAACCAAGAAAGTATggattcttttcttccttggtttctttcttcctgttttttctttaaagatagggtctctgttgcccaggctggagtgcagtgtcgccatctcggctcactgaaacctccacctcccaggctcaagcgatccatccacctcagcctcccaaagagctgggaccacatgccaccatgcctggctaatttttgtattttttgtagagacggggtcttgctgtattttagccaggctggtctcaaactcctgagtttaagcaagccacctacctcggcctcccaaagtgctgggattatgggcgtgagccactgcgcctgacctattCCCTGGTTTCTAGAAAACTGAGAAAGTGGAAGCCTTTCCTTTTCACACTCAGAAGGAGGAAACTCAGGCAAGCTTCTCCTTATGAGAAAGCCTCTATGAGGACTGGTTATAACTGTGGCCAATTTTAGGTTCCTTTcctgaaattaattttctaagccatttaaaaaaatgtctcaaaagaagaagttTCCATCATTTTTCAGGGAGACACTGATTCCCATCTAGACTAAAATGGCTCTTTAGAAAACATGGAGGCAAGGAGGATTGGTTCTTGCCACAAAGCTTCATCTGTGGCCTACTTAGGAAACAGctatcttaatttattttattaagttcttggccgggcacagtggctcacacctgtaatcccagcactttgggaagccaaggcgggtggatcacttgaggtcaggagttcaagaccagcctggtcaacatagtgaaaccccatctctactaaaaatacaaaaattagctgggcgtaagggtgcacgcctgtaaccccaattactcaggagtctaagacatgagaatcgcttgaacccaggaggtggaggttgcagtgagccgagatcatgccactgcactccagcctgggcgacagattaaaaaaaaaaaaaaaaaaaaaagttctggaaactGTTCAACCCTTCTTCCACTCCTTAATCCATCGGAGGGCCCAGTCCATACTTACTGAATACTATTGAATACCATAAAATCTAGGAATATTAAAAATAGTCAAGTTAGGGAGAAACTAAACTGTAAAAGCAAGTGGCCGAGTTGAAAATACCTTACAGAAGGAGCTCCCCTCACTCCCCAGGACTGAGGTCTCCCCAGGAGGCCACACGCTGTGCTAGGTGCACCAGCCTGGGTTCAGGCAAAATGCGGCGCCACCTTCTGACCCTGCGGTGGGAGCAGGTGCCACCctccctatgcctcagtttcaACATGAGGGCACTGAGGAGGCGGGTGCTGTGTCCCTTCCAGCGTTCATGATTTTACAGTTCTACAACGAGAGTGTCATCAAGTCTCCTGCCAATTATTCCAGTAGTTCCTCTGCTGAAGCCTGATACTAAATAACACAGCCAAAGCCAGCGTTTTAGGGCCAAAGAAGATGAAAGGCTCTTCTAGCCACAGAACACATCCAGAACCAGGGAAGTGGCATGTTTGGTCTGCTTGGTTCTGAGTTCTACACAATGAACAACCTACATGGTACAGTTTATGCACcaagggaggggaaggcaggggtgatccacccacctgttGAGGAAAGGCAGGGCCTGGCCTCATGGACTGCTGGTCAAAACCCACATCTGGGAAGAAGTTGGTCAAAGATGAGCCCTTCAGAGAGTAAGGAGGTGACCATTTAGCTTGGAACTTAGAGCAAAACAAGCATTCCCTCCGCACCAACACTGCTGCCAGGACTCACCTGGGCTGGGAGAAGCTGAAAGTCTGACTGTGGCAGTGAGGAGGCTGCCTGGGGCTGCTGGGCAGGGGCCTCAGGGGTGCGGGACTGCTGCAGGAGGGGCTGGGTGAGCTCCTGGGGCGCAGGGTAAGGGGGTGGCGGGGACACCTGGGCTTGAGCTTCTGTGGGCAGGAAGGAAAGGTGGCTTCGGTCTGAGGACACCATctgcaaaacaaacacacaaagccACTAATGAGCTTCTGCGTTTCTAGTGTTAAGTCTTTTAGGATTAGGAAATGTCAGAGTGAGAGGAAGCCTGAGGTTTCCCTCACCGCGGTGTCCTGTGCAATGTTGTGAGAAGCCCGTTTCTCTTCCTTTAAAGTATATCTCAAATTTTACTTCCCCACAAAGCATGTTCCATTCAATGACCAGTTCTATTGtcttaaaataactaaacaaGAAAACAGTCAATTTAATCaatttcctttcagttttctCCGTGaaaatcatgttttgttttgttttttttttatagccaTATCTTCTGGTTAAAAGTGGAAGATTGAAAAAGGCCCTTAGCTCTGCCATCTCCCCAAACCCTGTTAAGACACTACAACAACATTAACCAGCAATAAGCATTAATAAATAACACTAAACTATAACACAGAACACTAAATGATAACAAACAACACGAGGACAAAGATAACGGGAGAGAAGAAAATGGCGACAAAAGCTGGAAAATGAGAAGCAGATGGCCAAATGGTAACTGGCTTAGCAGAACTGAGAAAACCCAATGCTAAGCTGGCAGTGAGGAAAAACCAGGAGGCAATctcatttatagcactaaatcccCACAGGGCCCTGGGACTGGGGACAGCAGGGAGCAGAGGCTGAAGCTAAAACCAGGAGGTTCTGGTCAAAGTTTGTGTAAGGGGCAGTCGGACCTGCAGAGCCCTCGCCTTGAGTGTGCTTCCACACGCTGGCCCCCACCACCCCGCCGCCTGCCAGGAGACTGGAAGGTTCCACTCCTGAGAATAAAACTAAGGGACTCTGGATATTAGAAGGTGAGGCACTTTACTGAAAACACAGGGTGTAGAAGCAACTTCATGATCAAATCTTAAGATCTCCACCTTTCTTTCCCAACCTGGCTCTCAGGATGCTGGAATCCAGATATGCCGAGGTGGGACGTTGGAAGAGTGTCCTTTAGGGAACCTGACAAGGCCTGAgagagaaaatcttttttttttttttttttttggagacagagtcttgctcagtcgcccaggctggagtatagtggcacaatcttggctcactgcaacctccgcctcctgggttcaagcaattctcctgcctcagtctcctgagtagctgaaattacaggagcATGctaacacgcctggctaatttttgtatttttagtagagacggggtttcaccatgttggccaggctggtctagaactcctaacctcaggtgatcctcccgtcttggcctcccaaagtgctgagattacaggtgtgagccaccgcgcctggccagagaaGATCATAAAACTTATGACACCAGAAATTTCCCAAGGAAATGACCAAGCTAGATCATTCTACAATGAAGACCACACTCAGCAGTCCTGCCCACATACACAGAGCTGCCAGCCAGCTTCTCAgtgtcctgttttctttcttttttttttctcatttacatatttttatttggaaatgtttataTTAGTACAAGGAAACAATTTTGGAGACACTGCATGTCATTAGTTATCACTAGTTTATTACAAAAGAGAAATATGGAAATGATTTACATGATGAAAGATTTCAGAACGTCAGTGGAATGGGCATCTTCACATCGATGCCATTTCAATAGTGACTTATTTCAGTCTATGTACTTTCCAAGAATGTCACCGTCTCTGAATAGGAAATAATCCTTGTCATCTAGAACTATTTTGGTGCCTCCATATTCTAGGAGAAGAACTTTATCTCCAACTTTCATGCTAACTGGCTGAATCTCTCCACCCTTTCCTTTAGATAACCCGATCCAACAGCGACTATTGTTGCTTGCAGTACTTTTCCTTGCGATTTTTCTGGAAGCATAATGCCTCCTTTGGTTACAGTTTCAGCAGCACTCCTTCCAACCAATACTCGGTCAAAGAGTGGAAGAAACTTTCTAAACACTTGTCCCGCCATGACTCCCTTCGCCTCAGACTCGTACTCTGCTCTAGCGTAGCACTGCAAGGAGAGAGCCCCTCAGTGTCCCGTTCTTAAACGTGAGCAGAGCACCGAAGATCACCAAGCCCCGAGGAAACCATCTGCCATGAAAGTCAGAAGCCAAAGCAGACACACACAATCTTGGAAAGATGTGTGTGCAGGAAGAAGTGGTTGTGAAAAAAACAGAATCAACATGACAATATTTAGGCTACTAAGAAAATCCTTATCTATTAGAGATACATATTGAAACATTCgcaatttttaaaagcagggtATGGATGAAACAAGATAACaaagctggcatggtggctcacgcctgtaatctcagactttgggaggctgaggcgggtggataacctgaggtcaggagttcgagaccagcctggccaacgtggtgaaactccgtctctacaaaaattagccaggtgtggtggcgtggacctgtagtcctagttatttgggaggctgaggccaggagaatggtttgaacctggatggcagaggttacagtgagctgagatcacaccactgtactctagcctgggcaacagagcaagactccgtctaaaaaaaaaaaaaacaaaacaaaaaaaaagttaattgttgAGGCTAGATGATGGGTATAGGAGGACTTATTGTATTATGTTCTCTACTTTTcatgcaattaaaaattttattataaaaatgaagataaattagaaaaaaatgaccaCTAAAAACCTTAGAAAAATATGATATTGCATCTGTGGAATATGTATGATGCTATTAAAAAGGAACACTGAGAGAACAAAAAAGAACTcatagcaattttaaaatgagagcaGAAATGAAAAACTCAACAGAAGGGTTGGAAGATAAAGCTGAGACACTCTttcagaaagcaaagcaaaacaaacaaggaagcaaccacagagaaggaaaagaggagagagagaaaataaggatATTAGAGGAAAAGTCCAGGATAGTCAACATTCGTAGAGTTccagagagagaacagagaaaactGAAGGGAAGAAATCACTGAAGAAACTTTATTTCAATGTTCTTTAACATTTCCCAGAAATGAAGGCTGTGAGTTTCCAGATTGAAGGAACCCACCAAATATGCAGACTCACGCCAAGCCACATTATCTTGAAGTTTCAGAACATTGGGGACAAAAAGATCTTACAAGCCTGGGGCGGAGGGGGGATTCCATGCAAAGTGTTAAGAGTCAGAATGGCACTGGATTTCTCAATAGCAACTTAGAAATGAAAAGGCAATCGATTCCaagggaaaattatttcaaatttagaattctatattcagccaaataataattacatggtagatcaaataaagacattttaagtcATACAAAGTCACAGGCACTCTTTCCTATAGAGCTACTagagaatttatttttgaatgtatTGAGATCTGCCCAACTCCAAGAGTTGGGGACTGAATTAGTAATACACATAAACACGTACAGATAACCAGGCTAACAAAAAAAGTCAGACATTTATTAACtcccaggaggaaaaaaattctcattttcttatttcatggTATACTATATGTCAACTCTCACTATAAAAACACTAAATATTGAATATTGCTCTaaccaaaattataataaatgaggAAGGTGGGTaggaaattgtgtgtgtgtgtgtgtgctcatgtgCGCACATATGTGTGTGGTGGGGTTTGTGGGAGAGTGGAAAGAGAACTAAATTCTAACCTTCATTGGTAGGATGTCATTAGATAATGCCTAACACCAAAAATGTAGAACAAAAAATGCCTAAAACAACATGGTTAGGCCgggtaaggtggctcatgcctgtaatcccagcattttgggaggccgaggcgggcagactgcctgaggtcaggagtgcaaaaccagtctggctaacatggtgaaacctcatctttactaaaaatacaaaaattagccaggcgtggtggcacacacctgtagtcccagctacttgggaaactgaggcaggagactcgcttgaacctgggaggtggaggtttcagtgagctgagattgcaccactgagccccagtctgggcgacagagcaagattctgtctcaaaataataataataataataataataataataataataataataataataacaacaacaacatggtTATACCAAAGAGATTAACTAAAATGCTTGACGGTAGCCATCTCTAGGCAGTGAGAAATATGCCTAAGGACAGGGGGAAAGACCACTGTTTGTCTGTAACAAGTCCTTTAGaactatttgacattttaaactaCATGCATGA contains:
- the LOC113221084 gene encoding CREB-regulated transcription coactivator 3-like isoform X2 is translated as MVSSDRSHLSFLPTEAQAQVSPPPPYPAPQELTQPLLQQSRTPEAPAQQPQAASSLPQSDFQLLPAQGSSLTNFFPDVGFDQQSMRPGPAFPQQVPLVQQGSRELQDSFHLRPSPYSNCGSFPNTILTDSSTNLFKDLNSALAGLPEVSLNVDTPFPLEEELQIEPLSLDGLNMLSDSSMGLLDPSVEETFRADRL
- the LOC113221084 gene encoding CREB-regulated transcription coactivator 3-like isoform X1, coding for MVSSDRSHLSFLPTEAQAQVSPPPPYPAPQELTQPLLQQSRTPEAPAQQPQAASSLPQSDFQLLPAQGSSLTNFFPDVGFDQQSMRPGPAFPQQVPLVQQGSRELQDSFHLRPSPYSNCGSFPNTILTEDSSTNLFKDLNSALAGLPEVSLNVDTPFPLEEELQIEPLSLDGLNMLSDSSMGLLDPSVEETFRADRL